A part of Synechococcus sp. KORDI-49 genomic DNA contains:
- a CDS encoding DUF456 domain-containing protein produces the protein MPVDPIWWLALALQLVALPGTLLPVLPGLLWLPVGAGLWCWHVGWSAGWPPLLLATVTFGLGLIADLLAVSLATARLQAGRWSAPAAVVGLGFGLLAGGFGVLIGPWLMATVVEAWSLQERSPELGWNARAVRSMRVGLAVVAGLLVSQVAQLLLALIGAVGFVLLTAL, from the coding sequence ATGCCGGTTGATCCGATCTGGTGGCTGGCGCTGGCCCTCCAGCTGGTGGCCCTGCCGGGAACACTGCTGCCGGTGCTGCCGGGACTGCTCTGGCTGCCGGTCGGTGCCGGGCTCTGGTGCTGGCATGTCGGCTGGAGTGCCGGCTGGCCGCCGCTGCTGCTGGCCACGGTGACCTTCGGCTTGGGGCTGATCGCCGATCTGCTGGCGGTGAGCCTGGCCACAGCGAGGCTGCAGGCTGGTCGCTGGTCTGCTCCGGCAGCGGTTGTCGGGCTCGGTTTCGGTCTGTTGGCCGGTGGATTCGGGGTGCTGATCGGTCCCTGGTTGATGGCAACCGTCGTGGAGGCATGGTCGCTGCAAGAGCGCTCTCCGGAGCTCGGTTGGAATGCCCGCGCTGTCCGCTCGATGCGGGTCGGCCTGGCGGTTGTGGCCGGACTGCTCGTCAGCCAGGTGGCTCAGCTGCTGCTGGCCTTGATCGGAGCGGTGGGGTTCGTGCTGCTCACCGCCCTTTGA
- the rsmH gene encoding 16S rRNA (cytosine(1402)-N(4))-methyltransferase RsmH, with translation MPIAPQFSHVPVLADAVVAAAQPLAESAGLLIDATLGGGGHSALLLERHPGWRLIGLDQDPTARAAAAERLAPFGERVQIVATNFADFTPDEPALMVLADLGVSSPQLDVAARGFSFRLDGPLDMRMNPDQGTETAAQLIGRLEEGELADLIYAYGEERLSRRIARRIKADLAAQGAYSGTAALAYAVAGCYPPKVRRGRIHPATRTFQALRIAVNDELGVLDRLLQQAPDWLEPAGRLGIISFHSLEDRRVKTAFLRDDRLERLTRKPVVASAEEQDSNPRSRSAKWRLARRIDAG, from the coding sequence TTGCCGATCGCGCCTCAGTTCAGCCACGTGCCGGTGCTGGCGGATGCCGTTGTGGCAGCTGCGCAGCCTCTGGCGGAATCGGCCGGTCTGCTCATTGATGCCACCCTCGGTGGAGGCGGTCACAGCGCTCTGCTCCTGGAGCGGCATCCGGGGTGGCGGCTGATCGGTCTCGATCAGGACCCCACGGCTCGCGCAGCAGCGGCCGAGCGACTGGCTCCCTTCGGAGAGAGAGTTCAGATCGTCGCCACCAACTTCGCGGACTTCACCCCTGACGAACCGGCCCTGATGGTGCTTGCGGATCTGGGGGTGAGCAGTCCCCAGCTGGATGTGGCGGCGCGGGGATTCAGCTTCCGCCTGGATGGGCCTCTGGACATGAGAATGAACCCGGATCAGGGAACGGAGACGGCGGCGCAGCTGATCGGGAGGCTTGAGGAGGGCGAGCTGGCCGACCTCATCTACGCCTATGGAGAGGAGCGACTGTCGCGCCGTATCGCCCGCAGGATCAAGGCGGATCTGGCTGCGCAGGGGGCCTACAGCGGGACGGCCGCCCTGGCCTACGCCGTGGCCGGCTGCTATCCGCCGAAGGTGCGGCGGGGACGCATCCATCCCGCGACCCGCACCTTCCAGGCCCTGCGGATCGCCGTGAACGACGAGCTGGGTGTGCTGGACCGACTGCTTCAGCAGGCCCCGGACTGGCTGGAGCCCGCTGGGCGGCTGGGAATCATCAGCTTCCACTCCCTCGAGGATCGCCGCGTGAAGACGGCATTCCTGCGTGATGACCGGCTGGAAAGGCTCACCCGCAAGCCCGTCGTGGCCTCCGCGGAGGAACAGGACAGCAATCCCCGCAGCCGCAGTGCCAAGTGGCGACTGGCTCGGAGGATCGATGCCGGTTGA
- a CDS encoding cysteine desulfurase family protein gives MVTRTRASDLTSSPLAFDHQATTPCAAEVVEAMEPYWCEQWGNPSSRQHRLGLSAAAAVSLARRQLAECLAVEPERVVFTSGATEANNLALLGHARARRRSGDRPGHLISVVTEHHAVLDPLHQLQREGFQLTLLKPGPDGLISPDDLRDAITADTVMVSVMAANNEIGVLQPLAELSAICRQRGITVHSDAAQAFGHIPLDPDALGLDLVSLSAHKLYGPKGIGALVIRPGIDLTPLQWGGGQEQGLRPGTLPAPLIVGFAAAARLTVSERDARSARLQKLRDHLLRGLEEQLPQILLNGAQAPRLAHNLNISVPGVNGNRLHRALRPELTCSSGSACSNGSPSHVLQALGRSRQLAEASLRLSLGRSTTEQDVEQAIRVITQAVRALTP, from the coding sequence ATGGTGACAAGAACCCGCGCCTCTGATCTGACCTCGTCACCACTTGCCTTTGATCACCAGGCGACCACGCCCTGTGCTGCCGAAGTGGTGGAGGCGATGGAGCCGTACTGGTGCGAGCAGTGGGGCAATCCCTCAAGCCGGCAGCATCGGCTCGGGCTCAGTGCCGCCGCCGCGGTCTCCCTGGCGCGACGGCAGCTGGCGGAATGCCTGGCGGTGGAACCCGAACGGGTGGTGTTCACCAGCGGGGCCACCGAAGCCAACAACCTCGCCCTGCTTGGCCACGCCAGAGCCCGGAGGCGTTCGGGAGACCGGCCGGGCCATCTCATCAGCGTGGTCACAGAACACCACGCCGTTCTCGACCCTCTCCATCAGCTTCAGCGCGAGGGATTCCAGCTGACGTTGCTGAAGCCTGGACCCGATGGCCTGATCAGCCCGGACGATCTCAGGGATGCGATCACCGCTGACACGGTGATGGTGAGCGTGATGGCGGCCAACAATGAAATCGGAGTGCTGCAACCACTGGCGGAACTCTCCGCGATCTGCCGGCAACGGGGCATCACGGTTCACAGCGATGCGGCCCAGGCCTTTGGACATATTCCCCTCGATCCGGATGCCCTGGGACTGGACCTGGTCAGCCTCAGCGCCCACAAGCTGTACGGCCCCAAAGGGATCGGAGCCCTGGTGATCCGCCCGGGGATCGATCTCACCCCTCTTCAGTGGGGCGGCGGCCAGGAACAGGGCCTGCGCCCCGGCACCCTCCCGGCTCCCCTGATCGTCGGGTTCGCTGCCGCGGCACGGCTGACGGTCTCGGAACGGGATGCCCGTTCCGCGCGACTGCAAAAGCTGCGGGATCACCTGCTCCGCGGTCTGGAGGAACAGCTTCCTCAGATCCTGCTCAACGGAGCTCAGGCACCACGCCTGGCTCACAACCTCAACATCAGCGTCCCCGGGGTCAATGGCAATCGCCTGCATCGGGCTCTGCGTCCGGAACTCACCTGCAGCAGCGGATCCGCCTGCAGCAACGGCTCACCCTCCCATGTGCTGCAGGCTCTCGGCCGCAGCCGACAGCTGGCGGAAGCCTCCCTGCGGCTCAGCCTCGGACGAAGCACCACCGAGCAGGACGTGGAGCAGGCGATCCGTGTGATCACGCAGGCAGTGCGTGCGCTCACCCCTTGA
- a CDS encoding NAD(P)H-quinone oxidoreductase subunit H, with the protein MTQLETRTEPMVVNFGPHHPSMHGVLRLVVTLDGEDVVDCEPVIGYLHRGMEKIAENRTNVMFVPYVSRMDYAAGMFYEAVVVNAPEKLADIPVPKRASYIRVLMLELNRIANHLLWLGPFLADVGAQTPFFYIFREREMIYDLWEAATGQRLINNNYFRIGGVAADLPWGWLEKCRDFCDWFAPKIDEYEKLITNNPIFRRRIEGLGTIEEQDAINWSLSGPMLRASGVPWDLRKVDHYECYDDFDWQVAWEKEGDCYARYRVRIEEMRQSLKILRQACDMIPGGPTENLEARRLNEGKGSEAAGFDYQYVAKKVAPTFKIPDGELYTRLESGKGEIGIFIQGNNDVTPWRFKIRAADSNNLQILPHILKGHKVADIMAILGSIDVIMGSVDR; encoded by the coding sequence ATGACGCAGCTGGAAACGCGCACGGAGCCGATGGTGGTGAACTTCGGGCCTCACCACCCCTCCATGCATGGGGTGTTGAGGCTGGTGGTGACCCTCGATGGTGAGGATGTGGTGGATTGCGAACCGGTGATCGGCTACCTCCACCGGGGCATGGAGAAGATCGCCGAGAACCGCACGAACGTGATGTTCGTGCCCTACGTGAGCCGCATGGACTACGCGGCCGGCATGTTTTACGAGGCGGTGGTGGTCAACGCTCCGGAAAAGCTGGCGGACATCCCGGTGCCGAAGCGTGCCAGCTACATCCGCGTGCTGATGCTGGAGCTGAACCGCATCGCCAACCACCTGCTCTGGCTTGGACCCTTCCTGGCGGACGTGGGAGCCCAGACGCCCTTCTTCTATATCTTCCGGGAGCGGGAGATGATCTACGACCTCTGGGAAGCGGCCACCGGTCAGCGCCTGATCAACAACAACTACTTCCGGATCGGCGGTGTCGCAGCCGATCTCCCCTGGGGATGGCTGGAGAAGTGTCGCGATTTCTGCGACTGGTTCGCTCCGAAGATCGACGAATACGAAAAACTCATCACCAACAACCCGATCTTCCGACGCCGCATCGAAGGGCTCGGCACGATCGAGGAGCAGGACGCCATCAACTGGAGCCTGTCCGGCCCGATGCTGAGGGCCTCCGGTGTGCCCTGGGACCTCCGCAAGGTGGACCACTACGAGTGCTACGACGATTTCGACTGGCAGGTGGCTTGGGAGAAGGAAGGTGATTGCTACGCGCGCTACCGCGTGAGAATCGAGGAGATGCGCCAGTCCCTCAAGATCCTGCGTCAGGCCTGCGACATGATCCCCGGTGGTCCCACCGAGAATCTCGAGGCGCGACGACTCAACGAAGGCAAGGGGAGCGAGGCCGCAGGCTTCGATTACCAGTACGTCGCCAAGAAAGTTGCGCCCACCTTCAAGATCCCTGACGGTGAGCTGTACACCCGTCTGGAATCAGGAAAAGGGGAGATCGGCATCTTCATCCAGGGCAACAACGATGTCACGCCCTGGCGTTTCAAGATCCGAGCCGCTGACAGCAACAATCTTCAGATCCTTCCCCACATCCTCAAGGGACACAAGGTGGCCGACATCATGGCCATCCTTGGTTCCATCGACGTGATCATGGGGTCCGTGGATCGCTGA
- a CDS encoding response regulator transcription factor: protein MSDAPPPSTDEQEVPAPRLLLVDDEPGLRTAVQAYLEDEGFDVTTAVDGEEGFVKAQQMLPDLVISDVMMPRLDGYGLLKKLRADERLGGTPVIFLTAKGMTADRTQGYMAGVDDYIPKPFDPDELVARVRNVAQRQQRLLQEAARFADTDMGQMAKQITEIRSLLAQAEALPAKEPVVHSFTPREASVLQLVAEGLMNKEIARQLETSIRNVEKYVSRLFNKTGTSSRTELVRYALEHRLVT from the coding sequence ATGAGCGACGCCCCCCCACCCAGCACAGACGAGCAGGAGGTTCCGGCGCCGAGGCTGCTGCTGGTTGACGATGAGCCCGGTCTGCGAACAGCGGTTCAGGCTTACCTCGAGGACGAGGGATTCGATGTGACCACGGCCGTGGATGGCGAGGAGGGCTTCGTGAAGGCGCAGCAGATGCTGCCGGATCTGGTGATCAGCGACGTGATGATGCCGAGACTCGATGGCTACGGCCTGCTGAAGAAGCTGCGGGCCGACGAGCGTTTGGGAGGAACCCCGGTGATCTTCCTCACGGCCAAGGGGATGACGGCGGACCGCACCCAGGGGTACATGGCCGGCGTGGATGACTACATCCCCAAGCCGTTCGACCCGGATGAACTGGTGGCGCGGGTGCGCAACGTGGCGCAGCGCCAGCAGCGGTTGCTGCAGGAGGCGGCCCGCTTCGCTGACACGGACATGGGTCAGATGGCCAAGCAGATCACCGAAATCCGCTCCCTGCTGGCCCAGGCGGAAGCTCTGCCCGCGAAAGAGCCGGTGGTGCACAGCTTCACGCCGCGGGAGGCGAGCGTGCTGCAACTGGTGGCCGAGGGGCTGATGAACAAGGAGATCGCCCGCCAGCTGGAGACCTCGATCCGCAACGTCGAGAAGTACGTGAGTCGGCTGTTCAACAAGACCGGCACGTCCAGCCGCACGGAACTGGTGCGCTATGCCCTGGAGCACCGTCTGGTGACTTGA